TGGACGCCAAGGCCGGGGCGCTGGTGTCCAACCTGCCGGGTGCCGCCCTGCCCTTCTTCAACCACCGCTTCTGGACCCTGGGCGGCGTGCTGGGCGAAACATGCGGCCGCCTGCTTTCGGACTTCTTCCGCACCCGGCGCCTGGCTCGTCAGCACCAATCTCCCCTTGCGAACGCGCCGGGAATGGGGTAAACAACTCCGCTTCACCCGTCAGAATATGCGGAGAGGTACCGAAGTGGCCGTAACGGGCTCGACTCGAAATCGAGTTGGGGGCTAATCACCTCCACGTGGGTTCGAATCCCACCCTCTCCGCCATCCAAGATTTTCAAGAAGGCTCTCAGTGTCTTAAAGGCACTGAGAGCCTTCACTTTTTGCGCTTTACGCGTCTCATGGCAACCAGGCTGATGACTGACCGCGCATGCACATTGGGGGCATTTTGGGGGCATAGCTCACCCTGGAAGCCCTTTCTCTTCGATTATGCCCCAAATCCTGACGGTGGTGTGACCCCTATGCCCCCACTGACCGAAGTAAGAATATGAAATATCAAGGCATCAGGAAAGATTGAGCGGTATCATGATTCCTTGGGGTGTACCTGGAATTGAGCAAGGCCGGCGGCAAGCTCTGGCGCTGGAAGTACCGCTTTGAGGGGAAAGAAAAGCGGCTGGCTCTGGGCGCCTGGCCTGATGTCAGTCTGAAAGAGGCCAGGGAGAAGCGCGACATTCACGGGAAAGTGTTGCAGGAAGGCCAGGACCCAGGTGTGGCGAGCAGAAAGAAAGTGCTCCCGGTCTCCAGGGGTATGACGTTTGAATACGTGGCCAGAGACTGGATTGCGGGGAGAATGGGAATCTGGTCACAGCGGCACGCCGAAACCGTGGTGGATCGCCTTGTCACCAACGTCTATCCCGCGCTTGACAACAAGCCCGTCGCCGAGATTGTACCTGCCGACGTACTCTGGGTGGTGCAGAGGATTGAGGAGCGCGGATCGTTGGAAGTCGCCAAACGAGTGCTTGGCATATGCTCCCAGATCTTTCAGTTTGCGGTCGCCCGCCTGTTGATTACGTCCGACCCGTGTCGAGATCTGCGGGGCGCACTCTGCCCACGAGTCAAATCGCGTTTCGCCGCCCTGACGACTCCTGATGAAGCAGGGGAACTCATGCGGCGAATTGACGAATATCAGGGGACTGCCGTGGTTCGGGCCGCGTTGGTCTTCTCGGCCCTAACCTTCAATCGACCCGGCCCAATCCGGCACGCCGAATGGGACGACATTGATTATGATGCAAGACAATGGGTTGTTCCTGCCGACAAAATGAAACTCACGAAGGAAATGAAGTTGCGGGGCGAGCCTCATATTGTTCCGCTGGCAACACAAACCATCTTGCTGCTTTCAAAAGTCCAGCATTTCACAGGCAGAGGCCGTTACATCTTTCCGAATCCCAGGAACAAGGATTTGCCCATGTCGGAGAACGCGGTCAATGTGGCCATCCGACGTATGGGCTACACCAAAGAACAGATGACGACCCACGGCTTCCGGTCCATGGCCTCGACGCTGCTCAATGAAGCTGGATTCCGTCATGATGTCATAGAGGCCCAGCTTGCCCACACCAGTGCGGACAAGATCAGGGCCATCTACAATCGGGCGCAGTACAAAGAAGAGCGCCGGGCGCTCATGCAGGCCTGGGCGGACATGCTGGACACTCTTCGTTCGGAAGCTGTTGCAAGAGCGCAGCAGCATAGGCCCTGACCTGTGACTCCGGCCAAGCGGGTGTTCGGGACCTGGAAGCGCGGCTACGGCCTAGCCCG
This sequence is a window from Megalodesulfovibrio gigas DSM 1382 = ATCC 19364. Protein-coding genes within it:
- a CDS encoding tyrosine-type recombinase/integrase; translation: MYLELSKAGGKLWRWKYRFEGKEKRLALGAWPDVSLKEAREKRDIHGKVLQEGQDPGVASRKKVLPVSRGMTFEYVARDWIAGRMGIWSQRHAETVVDRLVTNVYPALDNKPVAEIVPADVLWVVQRIEERGSLEVAKRVLGICSQIFQFAVARLLITSDPCRDLRGALCPRVKSRFAALTTPDEAGELMRRIDEYQGTAVVRAALVFSALTFNRPGPIRHAEWDDIDYDARQWVVPADKMKLTKEMKLRGEPHIVPLATQTILLLSKVQHFTGRGRYIFPNPRNKDLPMSENAVNVAIRRMGYTKEQMTTHGFRSMASTLLNEAGFRHDVIEAQLAHTSADKIRAIYNRAQYKEERRALMQAWADMLDTLRSEAVARAQQHRP